A region of Streptomyces sp. TG1A-60 DNA encodes the following proteins:
- a CDS encoding methyltransferase, translating into MDLLSLARTVKERVEEPITDALAVAKIVTDPRTPLLLTLSTLVVTPLYRASFLASAAGSGVLQCLAVRPCDLDSLAEHLEVPDDRQRLRAWLDIGVRLGEFDMREGCYRLKSNTAKLLAQVGNDAVAAALEEIMRFHVPVLLDAPRMLRHGHRFSLDDQDGTVIARSSLALQGFVQEAIDQTLERATPVRLLEIGCGTGAYVRYAAELNPRLTALAVDLQEEVAAQAADNMAQWGLTDRVEIRQGDLRTLDLQPQFDLVTLHNNIYYFPESERVEVLERARSFLAPGGRLLVTSSCQGGGNLGIDVLNLWFEYADFGGPLPQEDELVAQMEKAGFVDVRATQIIPTQPFLAFAGTNARPATP; encoded by the coding sequence ATGGATCTACTGAGCCTGGCCAGGACCGTCAAGGAGCGGGTGGAGGAACCGATCACGGACGCGCTGGCTGTGGCCAAGATCGTCACGGATCCGCGGACCCCGCTCCTGCTGACGCTCTCGACCCTGGTCGTCACCCCGCTGTACCGGGCGTCGTTCCTGGCTTCCGCCGCGGGGTCGGGCGTGCTGCAATGCCTGGCCGTGCGCCCGTGCGACCTGGACAGCCTGGCCGAACACCTGGAGGTCCCCGACGACCGCCAACGACTGCGCGCCTGGCTCGACATAGGCGTCCGCCTCGGCGAGTTCGACATGCGCGAGGGGTGCTACCGGCTCAAAAGCAACACGGCCAAGCTCCTGGCCCAGGTCGGGAACGACGCCGTCGCCGCCGCCCTGGAAGAGATCATGCGCTTCCACGTACCCGTGCTGCTCGACGCGCCCCGCATGCTCAGGCATGGCCACCGCTTCTCCCTCGACGACCAGGACGGAACGGTCATCGCCCGCTCTTCCCTGGCCCTGCAGGGGTTTGTCCAAGAGGCCATCGACCAGACCCTGGAGCGCGCCACGCCGGTCCGTCTGCTGGAGATCGGCTGCGGCACGGGCGCCTACGTCCGCTACGCCGCGGAGCTCAACCCCCGCCTGACCGCCCTCGCGGTCGACCTGCAGGAGGAGGTCGCCGCGCAGGCCGCCGACAACATGGCCCAATGGGGGCTCACTGACCGGGTCGAGATCCGCCAGGGAGATCTCCGGACTCTTGATCTCCAGCCTCAGTTCGACCTCGTCACTCTCCACAACAACATCTACTACTTCCCCGAGAGCGAGCGGGTCGAGGTGCTGGAGCGCGCTCGGTCCTTCCTCGCGCCCGGCGGCCGATTGCTGGTCACCTCGTCGTGCCAGGGTGGCGGAAACCTCGGCATCGACGTGCTCAACCTCTGGTTCGAGTACGCCGACTTCGGCGGCCCGCTGCCCCAGGAAGACGAGCTGGTCGCCCAGATGGAGAAGGCGGGGTTCGTCGACGTCCGGGCCACGCAGATCATCCCCACCCAGCCGTTCCTTGCGTTCGCCGGCACCAACGCCCGGCCCGCAACGCCCTGA
- a CDS encoding alpha/beta fold hydrolase, with the protein MAGTEAGTDTAPLRLVCFPYAGGTPSVYRGWAQHLGDRVQVVPVLLPGRGLRLRETPYTAMAPLASDIADALVACELVRDYALFGHSMGALLAYEVACELRDRGRPEPLHLFVSGSRAPHLYGDRDDHTLSDAELQQLIRGLGGLGADDSIGSSYLERRLPVLRADLTACETYRWTPRHPLDCPMTAFSATHDPIASAPEVEAWRAYTSGSLLRRHLEGDHFFLNGTSRLTLLREIRGELARLIDEPGGPGPDAPDPLLTSKREPSWIY; encoded by the coding sequence GTGGCGGGGACCGAAGCCGGGACAGACACCGCACCGTTGCGGCTGGTCTGCTTTCCGTACGCCGGTGGCACTCCGTCCGTCTACCGAGGCTGGGCGCAGCACCTCGGTGACCGTGTCCAGGTGGTCCCCGTGCTCCTGCCGGGGCGGGGACTTCGCCTGCGGGAGACGCCGTACACCGCGATGGCCCCGTTGGCCTCGGACATCGCGGATGCGCTCGTCGCGTGCGAACTCGTCCGCGACTACGCCCTGTTCGGCCACAGCATGGGCGCACTGCTCGCCTACGAAGTCGCCTGCGAGCTGCGCGATCGCGGCCGACCCGAGCCCCTGCACCTGTTCGTGTCAGGGAGCAGGGCGCCGCATCTGTACGGCGACCGCGACGACCACACGCTCTCCGACGCGGAGCTACAGCAGTTGATCCGCGGCCTCGGCGGCCTGGGTGCCGACGACTCCATCGGCAGCTCCTACCTGGAGCGGCGCCTGCCGGTGCTCCGTGCCGACCTCACCGCCTGCGAGACCTACCGCTGGACTCCGCGGCACCCTCTGGACTGCCCGATGACCGCGTTCTCCGCCACCCACGACCCGATCGCGTCCGCGCCCGAGGTGGAGGCGTGGCGCGCGTACACCAGCGGCTCCCTTCTGCGACGCCATCTGGAGGGCGACCACTTCTTCCTCAACGGCACCTCGCGGCTGACACTCCTGCGCGAGATCCGCGGCGAACTCGCCCGCCTCATCGACGAGCCGGGCGGACCCGGCCCGGACGCGCCAGACCCACTCCTCACTTCGAAGAGGGAACCATCATGGATCTACTGA
- a CDS encoding aminotransferase class I/II-fold pyridoxal phosphate-dependent enzyme — MNQGSTETHWQGNEPQSVAGLLRHHLEHHPDALAYRFLTAADTDTGTGTGTGTHDPGADAASWNYRELDLRVRGVAARLQREGLAGKPVLLLHPSGLDYVAGFLGCLYAGAIAVPAYPPDTRRFGQTMPRLAAIARDSQATHALTTGSFSRFAATRKDELAALGLGGLRWLVTDDLGTAAADDWRDPGAAGDSPAFLQYTSGSTSAPKGVMVSNGNLIHNLRSIHHRLEHDANSAMVSWLPPYHDMGLVGGILTPLYGGFPAHLMSPLSFVRRPLLWLQTLSRTRASTSVAPNFGFEHCVRRVTDEQLEGLDLSHWRLALNGAEPVRADTLDRFAERFAPWGFERRALLPCYGLAEATLMVTGLRADEPPTVGAFASSALGAGVAEPAREPEDGRVTRVVGCGPAVDGVDVAIVDASTRRRISSGDRIGEIWVTGASVALGYWRRPEATHETFRARIEGEDDTPYLRTGDLGFLRDGQLHVVGRTKDVVIVQGRNHYPHDIELTVEKADDSLRTGSGAAFAVEVDGVEEMVVAYEVEGRRVDSAPALLAKLRMAIAEEHEVTPHAVVLLKRSTAHKTTSGKIQRQACRRDFLGLGLTVVAASVTRDTETPLPPDSPADLPAGRRGQRVLDAVNEVLTGVSAAADPPDVSGWTFAELDLDYPALLTAVRDLEQRLGTTIAVGELLVRPRVDTLIALLLGEERGPDAEEPGSSPPETTRPETSREPEAIEAWLVGRVAGRLGLPPASIDVTKPLASLGLDSKQAVAILAELGSEMGREVTTSAAFDHPTIRAVATHFGSPDKRFAAGAITTASYDGRVDEPIAVIGLGCRFPGAPDVDSYWRLLVDGRDAITEVPGGRWDADRVSAPGYGGFIDHADEFDPRFFGLSAREAIRMDPQQRLLLEIAWQTVEDAGIAPSRLAGSDTGVFVGISSHDYSELQMSRLDTIDIHAATGNAHSIAANRLSYTLDLQGPSLALDTACSSSLLAVHLACESLRRGECVAALAGGVNLLITPGLSVAFSEGNMLSPDGRCRTFDDSASGYARGEGAGLVLLKPLSAAIADGDRIHAVIRGSATGHGGRSNGLTAPKGSAQRAVIERALSQAGLSGDEIGYVEAHGTGTSLGDPVEWEGLAAVYGSSRTEGSPCLVGSVKTNIGHLEAAAGIAGLIKAALVVRNRQVPPTLHLRTPNRHLAWDGAGLGVPTRLTGLPDGVAVRAGVSSFGFGGSNAHVVLESPPEPTRDEAVPPKRPVHALCLSAHTPTALTALAQRWRTHLAAHPDADLGDLCRTASTGRAQLAFRAVVAGGSTEAFDTALDALARGEASTAVVRGRARPAAAPKVAFLFSGQGTQYTGMGKGLYDTHTGFARTLDRADRVLRPRLGVPLTELLFAEDGADRLRSTRYCQPALVALEVALAELWMSLGVRPTALLGHSIGAYGAACVAGVMSLEDALTLAVVRARQMDEQPGDGAMIACAGDAEAIRAAAVGFGSVSVAAVNAPGHLVLSGARKEIDEVRVLLQDRSVVVRPLAVSHAFHSTLMAGAAEPLREAARAVAFAEPEIPWVFDATGELVATRIGADDWVEHLLGTVRFADGFETLRGLGCDAFVEIGPHPTLLNMARTMTAADDENPVLWLPSLRRGRGGNTGGGDWETLLQSLGRLHCAGGEVDWTALDEGYRRHPIPIPHAVLERQPYWFRPPPQKDERHDSLDPAPVRRPEPPSAASADTASNGRTEPASVQPAVPAAAVPADEGTARHVVVGLVARVCSFPVEGIPLDARLGADLGFDSLMRTELERSLTRRFPGRLEDHRETLPEDPTVGQLADLLGTEGTAVLPDGDHPADGSRECEEPVGSMPAPAGPGHVVKQERVFEEWAEYAELQGRLRQTRSSGVNPYGRVHEGHNSGRASVEGRLVINFSSFNYLALSNHPRVRRAAQDAIDRYGTSSSATPLLFGETPLHHELDAEIASFLGTDAAIVYAGGHATNVATIGHLFGPEDLILHDEWIHDSAVRGCILSGARRRPFPHNDWRALDSLLGTLRSQHRRALVLVEGAYSQDGDIPDLRRFIDVKERHGAMLMIDEAHSIGVLGRTGRGIGEYFGVDRRDVDLWMGTLSKAIGSLGGYIASRGPIIEYLKYTTPLHIFSTGISPANTAAALEAIRIIREEPDRVARVRQLSEHFRDSARARGLDIGVSRASAVIPVVIGDWEKTMALSNALLDQGVNVMPIGYPAVARDECRLRFFINADHSEEDLEHSLDLLGRAMAEKNTRGTPPTASTSEHEAARTGITSGSTQAPASTPEPKRLSVADADADVLVAGASGFIGGHLTRRLAERGHRVRVLVRQGSDRSAFDGVDVEIVTGDLDDPESLRRATTGVRHVYNCTGMSADWGPWEDFARINVDGGRNLVEAAHHAGTVERFLHVSTTDVYGYPVTPCDESADLNDIGLPYNRSKVLGERAVREAAERAGLPLTVVRPVSVYGPRSKDFVIEIATLLVNRQMVYIRRGEVPAGLIYVGNLVDGMIAACTSEAAVGKAYNLRDHDLTTWREYIEALARGLGVKSPAFSLPTPVARGVASVSEKLYGALGVKSRPVLTRHAVHLFDRDQSYAVDRARDDFGFKSEVGFEEGVELTLAWLDSPEGRKHVAR, encoded by the coding sequence ATGAACCAAGGTTCGACCGAGACGCACTGGCAGGGGAACGAGCCGCAGAGCGTCGCAGGCCTTCTGCGGCACCACCTCGAACATCACCCGGACGCGCTCGCCTACCGTTTCCTTACGGCAGCCGACACCGACACCGGCACCGGCACCGGCACCGGCACACATGATCCCGGCGCTGACGCCGCTTCGTGGAACTACCGCGAACTCGACCTGCGCGTTCGCGGCGTGGCCGCGCGCCTCCAGCGCGAGGGCCTGGCGGGCAAGCCGGTCCTGCTGCTCCATCCATCGGGACTCGACTACGTCGCCGGCTTCCTCGGCTGCCTCTATGCCGGAGCCATCGCCGTACCCGCGTACCCGCCGGACACCAGGCGCTTCGGCCAGACCATGCCACGCCTCGCGGCGATCGCCCGGGACTCGCAGGCGACGCACGCGCTGACGACCGGGAGCTTCTCCCGTTTCGCCGCCACCAGGAAGGACGAGCTCGCCGCGCTCGGGCTCGGCGGGTTGCGCTGGCTGGTGACCGATGACCTCGGCACCGCCGCGGCCGACGACTGGCGCGACCCCGGTGCCGCGGGCGATTCGCCGGCCTTCCTGCAGTACACATCCGGCTCGACCTCGGCCCCCAAAGGTGTCATGGTCAGCAACGGCAACCTGATTCATAACCTTCGCTCGATCCATCACCGCCTGGAGCACGACGCGAACTCGGCCATGGTGTCGTGGCTTCCTCCGTACCACGACATGGGCCTGGTCGGCGGCATCCTGACGCCGCTGTACGGAGGGTTCCCCGCCCATCTGATGTCGCCGCTGTCCTTCGTACGACGGCCGCTGCTCTGGCTTCAGACGCTGTCCCGGACCCGGGCGTCCACCAGCGTCGCGCCCAACTTCGGCTTCGAGCACTGCGTGCGAAGGGTCACGGACGAGCAGCTGGAGGGCCTGGATCTGAGCCATTGGCGGCTGGCGCTGAACGGTGCCGAGCCGGTACGCGCCGACACGCTCGACCGGTTCGCCGAGCGCTTCGCCCCCTGGGGCTTCGAGCGGCGTGCCCTGCTGCCGTGCTACGGCCTCGCGGAGGCCACGCTGATGGTGACCGGCCTGAGGGCCGACGAGCCGCCGACCGTCGGCGCGTTCGCGTCCAGTGCTCTCGGAGCAGGCGTCGCCGAGCCCGCACGCGAACCGGAGGACGGGCGGGTGACCCGTGTCGTCGGCTGCGGCCCCGCTGTCGACGGCGTGGACGTCGCGATCGTCGACGCCTCCACGCGGCGGCGGATCTCCTCCGGGGACCGGATCGGGGAGATCTGGGTCACGGGCGCAAGCGTGGCGCTCGGTTACTGGCGTCGGCCCGAAGCCACCCACGAGACCTTCCGCGCCCGCATCGAGGGCGAGGACGACACGCCCTACCTGCGTACGGGCGACCTGGGCTTCCTGCGCGACGGCCAACTGCATGTCGTCGGCCGCACCAAGGACGTCGTCATCGTGCAGGGCCGCAACCACTACCCGCACGACATCGAGCTCACCGTGGAGAAGGCCGACGACTCACTCCGCACGGGCAGCGGCGCCGCCTTCGCGGTCGAGGTGGACGGCGTCGAGGAGATGGTCGTCGCCTACGAGGTCGAGGGCAGGCGGGTCGACAGCGCGCCGGCGCTCCTGGCCAAACTGCGCATGGCGATCGCGGAGGAGCACGAGGTCACACCGCACGCCGTCGTCCTCCTCAAGAGGTCGACGGCCCACAAGACCACCAGCGGCAAGATCCAACGCCAGGCCTGCAGGAGGGACTTCCTCGGCCTCGGACTCACCGTGGTGGCGGCGAGCGTCACCCGGGACACCGAGACGCCCCTGCCGCCCGACTCTCCCGCCGACCTGCCCGCCGGTCGCCGCGGGCAGCGGGTGCTCGACGCCGTCAACGAGGTGCTGACCGGTGTCTCGGCCGCCGCCGACCCTCCCGACGTGAGTGGCTGGACGTTCGCCGAACTCGACCTGGACTATCCGGCGCTCCTCACCGCCGTACGGGACCTCGAACAGCGACTCGGCACCACGATCGCGGTGGGAGAGCTGCTGGTACGGCCGCGGGTCGACACATTGATCGCTCTGCTCCTCGGTGAGGAACGGGGGCCCGATGCCGAAGAGCCCGGTTCCTCGCCCCCCGAGACCACTCGGCCCGAGACGTCGCGGGAACCGGAGGCGATCGAGGCGTGGCTGGTCGGGAGGGTCGCGGGCCGGCTCGGACTGCCCCCGGCATCGATCGACGTCACCAAGCCCCTGGCGTCCTTGGGCCTCGATTCGAAGCAAGCCGTCGCGATCCTGGCCGAGCTCGGTTCCGAGATGGGCCGAGAGGTGACGACGAGTGCGGCGTTCGACCACCCGACGATCCGCGCTGTGGCGACCCATTTCGGCAGCCCTGACAAACGGTTCGCGGCGGGCGCGATCACCACGGCTTCGTACGACGGTCGTGTGGACGAGCCGATCGCGGTCATCGGCCTCGGCTGCCGTTTCCCTGGCGCCCCGGACGTGGACAGCTACTGGCGACTCCTCGTGGACGGCCGCGACGCGATCACCGAAGTCCCCGGCGGCCGCTGGGATGCCGACCGGGTGAGCGCGCCGGGTTACGGCGGCTTCATCGACCATGCCGACGAGTTCGACCCCCGTTTCTTCGGCCTTTCGGCCAGAGAAGCGATCCGGATGGACCCCCAGCAGCGACTGCTCCTGGAAATCGCCTGGCAGACCGTGGAGGACGCGGGCATCGCCCCTTCCCGACTCGCGGGCAGTGACACCGGGGTCTTCGTCGGCATCAGCAGCCATGACTATTCCGAGCTGCAGATGAGCCGGCTGGACACGATCGACATCCACGCTGCCACCGGAAACGCCCACTCCATCGCGGCGAACAGACTGTCGTACACGCTCGACCTCCAGGGCCCGAGCCTCGCCCTCGACACAGCCTGCTCCTCGTCGCTGTTGGCGGTCCATCTGGCCTGCGAGAGCCTGCGCCGAGGGGAGTGCGTGGCGGCGCTCGCCGGCGGGGTGAACCTGCTGATCACCCCCGGCCTCTCCGTGGCGTTCTCCGAGGGCAACATGCTGTCGCCGGACGGCCGTTGTCGTACCTTCGACGATTCCGCGAGCGGATATGCGCGCGGCGAAGGCGCAGGTCTGGTCCTCCTCAAACCTCTCTCCGCCGCGATCGCCGACGGCGACCGGATTCACGCCGTGATCCGGGGTTCGGCGACAGGACATGGCGGTCGGAGCAACGGCCTTACGGCACCCAAGGGCTCGGCCCAGCGGGCGGTGATCGAGCGGGCTCTGTCCCAGGCGGGGTTGAGCGGTGACGAGATCGGCTACGTCGAGGCTCATGGCACCGGCACCTCGCTCGGCGACCCCGTCGAATGGGAGGGCCTCGCGGCTGTCTACGGCAGCAGCCGCACAGAGGGCAGCCCGTGTCTCGTGGGGTCGGTCAAGACCAACATCGGTCACCTGGAGGCGGCCGCCGGCATCGCCGGACTCATCAAAGCGGCGCTTGTCGTACGCAACCGCCAGGTACCGCCGACGCTCCACCTCCGCACGCCGAACCGGCACCTGGCATGGGACGGCGCGGGACTCGGCGTACCGACGCGGCTCACCGGCCTTCCGGACGGTGTCGCGGTACGGGCGGGGGTGAGCTCGTTCGGATTCGGCGGGTCGAACGCACATGTCGTGCTTGAGTCGCCCCCCGAGCCGACGCGGGACGAAGCGGTGCCCCCGAAGCGGCCGGTGCACGCGCTGTGCCTGTCGGCGCACACGCCGACGGCACTCACCGCCCTCGCGCAACGCTGGCGCACCCACCTGGCCGCCCATCCGGACGCGGACCTCGGCGACCTCTGCCGCACGGCGAGCACGGGACGCGCCCAGCTCGCGTTCCGGGCGGTCGTCGCCGGCGGCTCCACCGAGGCGTTCGACACGGCGCTCGACGCTCTGGCCCGCGGCGAGGCGTCGACCGCCGTCGTACGCGGCCGTGCGAGGCCCGCCGCGGCGCCGAAGGTCGCGTTCCTCTTCAGCGGCCAGGGCACGCAGTACACGGGCATGGGCAAGGGGCTGTACGACACGCACACCGGCTTCGCCCGCACCCTCGACCGCGCCGACCGCGTACTGCGGCCGCGACTCGGTGTTCCGCTGACGGAGTTGCTCTTCGCCGAAGACGGCGCGGACCGGTTGCGGAGCACCCGCTACTGCCAGCCGGCCCTGGTCGCGCTGGAGGTCGCGCTCGCCGAACTGTGGATGTCGCTCGGCGTGCGCCCCACCGCCCTGCTGGGGCACAGCATCGGCGCGTACGGTGCCGCATGCGTGGCCGGAGTGATGTCCCTGGAGGACGCACTGACCCTGGCCGTGGTGCGGGCCAGGCAGATGGATGAACAGCCGGGCGACGGCGCGATGATCGCCTGCGCCGGGGACGCGGAAGCGATCCGTGCGGCAGCCGTCGGATTCGGCTCGGTCTCCGTGGCCGCGGTCAACGCTCCCGGCCATCTGGTGTTGTCCGGGGCACGCAAGGAGATCGACGAGGTGCGTGTCCTGCTCCAGGACCGGTCCGTCGTGGTCAGGCCGCTGGCCGTGTCGCACGCATTCCACTCCACGTTGATGGCCGGTGCGGCGGAGCCGCTGCGCGAGGCGGCCCGTGCCGTCGCCTTCGCGGAGCCGGAGATCCCCTGGGTCTTCGACGCCACCGGTGAGCTGGTCGCCACGAGGATCGGGGCCGACGACTGGGTCGAGCACCTGCTCGGCACGGTGCGTTTCGCCGACGGCTTCGAGACGCTTCGCGGACTGGGCTGCGATGCGTTCGTGGAGATCGGCCCGCACCCGACCCTGCTCAACATGGCGCGCACCATGACGGCCGCGGACGACGAGAACCCTGTGCTGTGGCTGCCGTCTCTGCGACGTGGCCGGGGCGGAAACACCGGCGGTGGCGACTGGGAGACACTGCTGCAGTCGCTCGGCCGCTTGCACTGCGCGGGCGGCGAGGTGGACTGGACCGCTCTCGACGAGGGGTACCGCAGGCATCCGATCCCGATACCGCACGCAGTCCTTGAGCGGCAACCGTACTGGTTCCGTCCTCCCCCGCAGAAGGACGAGCGCCACGACAGCCTGGATCCGGCGCCGGTGCGGCGCCCCGAGCCGCCTTCCGCGGCGTCGGCCGACACCGCGAGCAACGGGCGTACCGAGCCCGCCTCCGTTCAGCCCGCGGTCCCGGCCGCCGCTGTCCCGGCGGACGAGGGGACCGCGCGCCATGTGGTGGTCGGCCTTGTCGCGCGGGTGTGTTCCTTCCCGGTCGAGGGGATTCCACTGGACGCACGTCTCGGGGCGGACCTCGGGTTCGACTCGCTGATGCGGACCGAACTGGAGCGTTCCCTCACCCGGCGGTTCCCGGGGCGTCTGGAGGATCACCGGGAGACCCTGCCCGAGGACCCGACCGTCGGGCAGCTCGCGGACCTTCTCGGCACTGAAGGCACCGCGGTCCTCCCGGACGGTGACCACCCGGCTGACGGCTCCCGCGAGTGCGAGGAGCCGGTCGGGTCCATGCCTGCTCCGGCCGGCCCCGGCCATGTGGTCAAGCAGGAGCGGGTGTTCGAGGAGTGGGCCGAGTACGCGGAGCTGCAGGGCAGGCTCCGCCAGACCAGGTCGAGTGGTGTGAACCCGTACGGTCGGGTGCACGAGGGACACAACTCGGGCCGAGCCTCCGTGGAAGGCCGCTTGGTCATCAACTTCTCGTCCTTCAACTACCTTGCCCTGTCGAACCACCCCCGCGTCCGCCGGGCCGCACAGGACGCCATCGACCGGTACGGCACCTCCAGCTCGGCGACACCCCTGCTGTTCGGCGAGACGCCGCTGCACCACGAACTGGACGCCGAGATCGCCTCGTTCCTCGGTACCGACGCGGCCATCGTCTACGCCGGAGGCCATGCCACGAACGTGGCGACGATCGGTCACCTCTTCGGACCCGAGGACCTGATCCTGCACGACGAATGGATCCACGACAGCGCGGTACGCGGCTGCATCCTCTCGGGCGCGCGTCGCAGGCCCTTCCCGCACAACGACTGGCGGGCTCTCGACTCGTTGCTGGGCACGCTGCGTTCGCAGCACCGACGGGCCCTGGTCCTCGTCGAAGGCGCGTACAGCCAGGACGGTGACATCCCCGACCTGCGGAGGTTCATCGACGTCAAGGAGCGTCACGGCGCGATGCTGATGATCGACGAAGCGCACTCGATCGGCGTCCTCGGACGCACGGGCCGGGGTATAGGCGAGTACTTCGGAGTCGACCGCCGAGACGTCGACCTGTGGATGGGCACGCTGAGCAAGGCGATCGGCAGCCTCGGCGGCTACATCGCGTCGCGCGGGCCGATCATCGAGTACCTCAAGTACACCACCCCGCTGCACATCTTCAGCACCGGAATCTCGCCGGCGAACACGGCCGCGGCGCTGGAGGCGATCCGGATCATCAGAGAGGAGCCGGACCGTGTGGCCCGTGTGCGGCAGCTGTCCGAGCACTTCCGTGACTCGGCACGGGCCCGCGGACTCGACATCGGCGTCTCACGTGCCTCCGCGGTGATCCCGGTCGTCATCGGCGACTGGGAGAAGACCATGGCGCTCTCCAACGCCCTGCTCGATCAGGGTGTGAACGTGATGCCGATCGGCTACCCCGCCGTCGCCCGCGACGAGTGCCGCCTTCGATTCTTCATCAACGCGGACCACAGCGAAGAAGACCTGGAACACTCCCTCGACCTCCTGGGGCGGGCCATGGCAGAGAAGAACACGAGGGGAACTCCCCCGACCGCGTCCACGTCCGAGCACGAGGCCGCGCGCACCGGGATCACATCCGGATCCACGCAGGCGCCCGCCTCCACACCCGAACCGAAGCGCCTCAGTGTCGCCGACGCCGACGCCGACGTCCTGGTCGCGGGCGCGAGCGGCTTCATCGGGGGACACCTGACCCGTCGGCTGGCCGAGCGCGGCCACCGTGTGCGGGTACTGGTCCGCCAAGGCAGCGACCGTTCCGCCTTCGACGGCGTCGACGTCGAGATCGTGACCGGTGATCTCGACGACCCGGAGAGCCTGCGGCGTGCCACCACCGGTGTGCGCCACGTCTACAACTGCACGGGCATGTCGGCCGACTGGGGCCCCTGGGAGGACTTCGCGCGGATCAATGTCGACGGCGGCCGCAACCTCGTCGAGGCCGCACACCACGCGGGCACGGTCGAGCGCTTCCTCCACGTCAGCACCACCGACGTCTACGGCTACCCGGTCACGCCGTGCGACGAGAGCGCGGACCTCAACGACATCGGACTGCCGTACAACCGCAGCAAGGTGCTTGGCGAACGCGCCGTGCGTGAGGCGGCCGAGCGGGCCGGCCTGCCGCTCACCGTCGTGCGGCCGGTGTCGGTCTACGGCCCGCGCAGCAAGGACTTCGTCATCGAGATCGCGACCCTCCTGGTGAACAGGCAGATGGTCTACATCCGTAGGGGCGAGGTACCGGCCGGGCTTATCTACGTGGGCAATCTGGTCGACGGGATGATCGCCGCCTGCACCTCCGAAGCCGCGGTGGGCAAGGCGTACAACCTGCGCGACCACGACCTGACGACGTGGCGGGAGTACATCGAGGCGCTGGCCCGAGGCCTCGGCGTCAAGTCGCCCGCGTTCAGTCTGCCCACACCGGTGGCACGCGGTGTGGCCTCGGTCTCGGAGAAGCTCTACGGCGCGCTGGGAGTCAAGTCCCGTCCGGTGCTCACCCGGCACGCCGTCCATCTCTTCGACCGCGATCAGTCCTACGCCGTCGACCGTGCCCGCGACGATTTCGGGTTCAAGAGCGAGGTGGGTTTCGAGGAGGGCGTCGAACTCACCCTGGCCTGGCTGGACTCACCGGAAGGCCGCAAGCACGTCGCCCGCTGA